From Virgibacillus natechei, the proteins below share one genomic window:
- a CDS encoding protein kinase family protein, translating into MEIIKKVLNAYAIHPLNIEHVTDRLIRVSDGQGDYALKSSLLSKESVSNWENVYHLAFSKQVSTVLPVYLTKNGNLYVEMDQTIFYLTPWIETEQTKSSSQVIDYFYKSIGTVHAKTKQSQSISTGNLTSDFNTYKRFCEITQRDLLKFVEQFEQNRYMSPFELLVCTHYRDIEFALKEINRRIDQFIEEQEQEITWNYSLCHGNLNFSHTRNTHLINWENSFFDNAVVDLALFFKQEVSFYDQPINLFMEQFSTYYNENKLSQNELYLLTIHLLNPSDYVKLIQQYVTNGSKDSMVNQVINLQHAYRQILFGLQWSKFVEAEYETFSMDDLES; encoded by the coding sequence ATGGAAATAATTAAAAAAGTGTTAAATGCTTATGCTATTCATCCATTAAATATAGAACACGTAACAGATCGATTAATTCGAGTAAGTGATGGACAAGGTGATTATGCGTTGAAAAGTAGTTTACTATCCAAAGAATCTGTGTCAAATTGGGAGAATGTATATCATCTAGCATTCTCCAAGCAGGTTTCTACTGTTTTACCAGTATATTTAACGAAGAATGGTAACCTGTACGTAGAAATGGATCAAACGATCTTCTATTTAACCCCCTGGATAGAAACAGAACAAACAAAGAGTAGTAGCCAGGTAATTGATTACTTTTATAAAAGCATAGGAACTGTTCATGCCAAAACAAAACAGTCACAATCGATATCCACCGGAAATTTAACAAGCGATTTTAATACATACAAACGTTTTTGTGAGATAACACAACGAGACTTGCTTAAGTTTGTCGAGCAGTTTGAACAGAACAGATATATGTCACCATTTGAATTATTGGTTTGTACACACTATCGTGATATAGAATTTGCATTAAAAGAAATCAATAGACGAATTGACCAGTTTATTGAGGAACAAGAACAAGAGATAACTTGGAATTATAGTTTGTGTCACGGAAATTTAAATTTTTCACATACACGTAATACGCATCTAATAAATTGGGAGAATTCTTTTTTCGACAATGCAGTAGTAGATTTAGCGTTGTTTTTTAAACAAGAAGTTTCATTTTACGATCAACCTATAAACCTTTTCATGGAGCAGTTCTCTACCTATTACAATGAAAATAAACTGAGCCAAAACGAATTATATTTACTTACAATTCATTTATTAAATCCATCGGACTACGTCAAACTAATTCAACAGTATGTGACGAACGGTTCGAAGGATTCAATGGTTAATCAAGTTATAAACTTACAGCATGCGTACCGCCAAATTTTATTTGGCTTACAATGGTCAAAATTTGTGGAAGCGGAATATGAAACGTTTTCCATGGATGACCTTGAAAGCTAA